The DNA region CAAGATAGACACGAATGCATCAGTACCTCGAAAAGGCACGAGAATTGTTTAGGCAGTTCCAGACATGAAAAGTTGTACAAATACCTAGGGAAGAAAATTCAGAAGCAGACGCATTGAAAAATCTTGCATCTGTCGCCGATTCAACAAATGCATAAAATGTTATTGTGGTACATTTATTTCATTCGGCCATCGAccaaaccaagagtgaggtaaatttcaataatttaatttgggattggagaaacgaatttGTGAACTTTTTGCAGTATGGTATTTTGCCTGAGGATAAAAAGAAATCCCGATTGTTACGGTTGAAGGATGCTCAGTATTGCTTAATTCATGAGAACTTATATCGCAAAATGTTTGGACCATCACAAACAGATTATGGAATGAGAGAAGTACACGAGGGGTATTGTGGAAATCATGTCGGGAGAAGATCGTTGGTGAAGACATTAAtaagagcaggatactactggccaaaaatggaagaGGAAGTAGAAAACTTTGTAGCAAGGTGCGATAAATGCCAACGATATAGTAATAATAAGCATCGACCGGCGAAATTGCTGCATTCAGTTATATcaccatggcccttcatgaaatgagggatggataTCGTAGGACCTTTGCCTCAAGCTAAAGGAAAGGTACAGTTTTTGTTAATTCGAACGGATTATTTCTCAAACTTGGTAGAAGCAGGTGcttttaaacaggtacgagaaaaagaagttatggaTTACATTTGgacaaatatcatatgtcgatttggaGTCCCAAAGGAGAGTGTTTGTGACAATGGGCCGCAATTCATAGGTGCGAAAGTCACTAACGTTTTCCAAAGCTGGCAGATTAAACAGATCGCTTGTGCACCTTACCACCCAGTGGGTAACGGGAAAGCTGAGTCGACAAATAAGGTTATAATCAACAACTTAAAAAAGCGATTAGAAAAGTCAAAAGGCAAATGGCCAGAAGTACTACTAAGTGTGTTATGGGCTTACAGAACGGCGGCAAAGACTAGCACAGGAGAAACCCCAATTTGACTTGTGTATGGAATGAAAGCTCTAATTCAAGTAGATATAGACGAACCAAGCACGAGATGCACACATACTAGTGAGGCAACAAATGAAGAAGGGCTACAAGTAAATTTGGATTTGATGGAAGAAAGGAGAGAAGCAGCATTAATTCGGATGGCTGCTCAAAAGCAGATAATTGAACGATATTATATCAGGAAGGCAAACCTGAGgtacttcaaaattggggacttcgtcctCAAAAAGGTATTCCGATCAACAAAAGGAGCAAAGAAGGAAAGTTcagtccaaattgggaaggctCCTATAGGGTTAGAGGAATTACTGGAAAAGGAGCAAATGAATTGGAAATAATGGACGACAAGGTGTTACCAGCACACTGGAATGCAGTCTATTTGAAGAAATATTACTTCTAAAAGAGGttaatacccacggtcaggtattaTGCAAGTTCAATTTTATTGCATATTTAAATTTTACTAACCGTTTTAGATGATAGAAAAACAAGTTGGCCTGTTCCAAATGATAATATTAGACCCGAAAGACATGCGGAATACTTAATTATTCCCGGTCTAGGTTACAACATTTTTTATGGAAAAATGGTTATGTAGTCATCATCTAAAAGATTACATCCGAGTCTGGtatgtatttcctttttcaagaaAAGAACCAAAAGTAAGGAGTTGATCCAGTGTTCGAGATCTCATGCTTCAATGATCTAACATATGGGGGGGCTGGGGGGGAAGGATACACAAGGAAAAAAGATGTATACAACAAGAGCATAATTCAACTAGAATTAAAACCTTGAAGAAACCCTTGAAGAAAATGTTAAAATTTCAAAGACGTTCAAGCTCGCGGAAAGGATGGGTAGTAAAAAGTACAAAATACTCCCACGAGCATCTAGGTTAAGGCCACAAATTTAATCACGGGAAAATATACCCATATTTTTAAACCCGCTACAATGAAAGCAGTTATGAAAATATTGTACAAacttatttatttgaaagttcaaaaataataaaatttcttcAAATTATTTCATGTTTCATATCTTTCcaccaatatgaagatgagacGTCATCTTCATCAGTGTTGTTAATATAAAAGGGTCCTTTTTTATAAAACCCATGCATATTGAAGTCGCAATCTACTAAAGCATTTGAAGTGCAAGAATAAGCTCAAAAATTCAAAGAGCAGAAAGAATAATATGCAGCAAAATCAAAAAGATATTTATATCATTACCCTAAAAATAGGGACggtaaatcttccaaaaatctttcaaaaactatacaaaaacaaaaacaattgttacaccccatatttttgtacgtaagagTACGTTGTAAGTgaattgatgtaagcttgaaaatgaaatcctcttcaaaagtatataaagtaatttaatgatgttacatcccattTTCGCAAGCCTGTAAGAGTTATCATTCGGGTCCAAATGTTTCTAAGGGAACAtgttgttacatcccgtacttcaGACGTCACTATCATTATAagattatctaatgtaagctcaaaaaggacgaaatcattctacaaggataagaaaggtttaccgaaatctaaagtaagttaagatgaatatgagactggttaatcatgatttaaatgagttttaagtcatgatatgactatatatgatgtttggatatgaaatataaagtttggaaaaaatcggatttaagttgcggaaaaatcaagctaagatttgccttgtaacgagtcattttgagaaattaattcgTAAGTTTTATGATGTCATTTTGGTACatatatcataccaaaatgaaggtatttgaacctagtttccaacagtccaaaccatttattcatacgatATTGAGGTagagaaatataaattttaaaagtagGGTCGCCAAGTCATGTCGCCGCACTTCAAAGGTTTCTAGGCCAGGTTGCGAGGCAGTTTTCTACCAATATATTGGGATTTATAGGGATATCTTTATATTTAATTAAATTCCCATGTATCTAGTTTCTAAAGCtgtaaaccgtttgtcgatacgacgCTAGAGTAGAGAGATATCCGTATTTTtacgagactgcgcaagcagcttgATTGGGACCCACTTGAGATGGCCACCGACCCCACGTCTTTTAAAAGACGTTTCAGCCTCATTTCGGGTCATTTCTCACCCAAATTTCGTCCAAAAGCTCTCCAAAACCCTCCCTAACATATCCCAAGAACAAACTCAAGGGGAATCAACTCAAATTATCATCAAAAGTGTTAGAGACTACAAAAGAGTCTctatagtgttgtggtgtgattgagggttgttgtgagctacaCCAGCTGGGGATTTCAAGTTGTATATACTTCCTAAGGTATGTAAATCATATTTTTGGTTGTGCTTAAGGTTAATCatgtgttgtttgaggtatttgaGTTAAAATCTTCAATatagtaattgacatggcataaTGAATCGTTATCGTTTTTTTTTGTGGGCTatgttgaggctatatatatggTTTGTTGTGGCTGGAAATCGTTATAAATAGTTTGATTATGTTGTGGCTActgttgtttagcttatctatgTGCTAATTCAGTGGATTGAAGAAGATAATATGAAAAACAAGAGGTTgacgataaaggttaaggtgttaggcgtgtggactatttttgaagattattcttttgatgttttgggatgaaaaTGATATGATAAGGataagtatgatgttatataAGTTGTAGGCGGATTCATGGAAAATGAATtggattaaattatattttgttaactgtAAATCTAGCTTgccgctcaaaatggttgttgaagtaatcagagagcttattgtgaataagattgttgttgtttgggctgtttggtgacttttcGTAACTTATGGGATGTAGTAAAAACAAGGGAGGTGCTGTctattttcttgtagaatatcggtttttaaatatgagagttacaatacttatatgatgacgacgaagtcgggttactcattgtagacgtaagaagatcatattaagcttggttgacgattggagagaagattgcaaaggtatgttaaggctatcccttctttccttttggcatgatccatatgatgtaACGAAATGAGCAAGCATGCAACTTTCagaaatgattctattcttagaagtactaggggtacCTATGTTCttggttccccatgtgtcctattattctatcatctgttcatgggtctcagaaaatacgtaagttgataaagtttatttcatgatttaaCCAAAGGCAtgttgatcttatgacattccgagagatcttactaacttacttcattatgcattgcattcatttatacatgtacattgactcatgaccagatggtgttatatacgcatatattatatgtatatggatatgaaaaaaggttatggcgttatatacgcaccaccacctgatcagctggtatacgttgatgattttgcccacagtggctgagatgatatgataggatgcccttagagtcttgatgatgttatgaacgcatatactaatgcatggtatgacatttatatgcacatgcatggcattataaatttttcatgattcacagagctattcagagttacaggttgagttctttactccatatttctttcatgtcttttatatactgttgtcatgccttacatactcggtacgttatttgtactgacgttccttttgcctggggacgcttcatttcatgcccgcaggtcctgatagacagtttgagagtcctcctagtaggctatcagctcagcggaaggtgttggtgcactccacttgttccggagttgcctatttggtcagtatgatttagacatgtattaattggtatggtgggaccctgtcccaacctttatgatgtttatgtactcttagaggcttgtagacagatgtcatgtatatggatacttgtatggacttgtcagcctatgttttgatATACAAataatcatgtcggccttataggcccgtatgtcgcaTGCATAagcttctatatcatgttgggtcatcccatgtcgagtattctcttatgtttaattctagttatctcatgatgaAATTTCCtgttcatttacccatgatagtatgaaaAGAAGGATACGTtaagttggtactcggttgagttaggcaccgggtgcccgtcgcatccctacagtttgggtcgtgataaaaacAAAGACGAGAGTTAAAACAAAATCAAACTACTTCCACAAAAGCCAAGGGTACAAAAATTAGGGAGCATCATCCACGGGAGAAGAGGGATTAACTTGAGAAGACGAGGGTTGAGCATCAGCTTCACTAGGAGTAAGTCTATCACCATCACTTTTGGAACTTTCATCCTCGGGTGTTGAGAAGCTTTGAAGTTGTTGAGTCTGTTCAATCGTCTCTTCAGCTTTTGTAATTTCAGCGTTAAGGTCAAAACCCTCCTGGCTAGCTTCAATTAGAGTCTCAAAGCGAGTGTTCAAGAAAGTCCAACTAACATCAAGTGTTAACTTGTCTTCAAGGGACTCATAATCCTTCTCCCACTCCTCAATTTCAGCTTTcaactcttctttttcttcttttaaggCTTAAAAAGATGCCTTTAAAGGAGTAAGACAACACTCAAGGAACTAAATCTTTTCCACTAAGGCACGGAAGTCTTCTTGATCCTGGTGAGCATATGTACCAGATCACTCGCATATACCTCTTTTTTTGGTTAAGGAGCTCTTTCAAGCTTCTTATTTCTTCAATTACCTTGGAGTGTTGTTTAGCGAATGAGGATTCCAATCTGTCCTTCTCTTTTTCAACTTGATTGGAGGAGGCTTTCAAAACCGTTAGTTCAGCGGTGATTATCCTCAGCTATTGTTCTAAAGCTCCTTTCTCCTCAGCAAGAACGTCTTTCTCTAGTTGAAGGACTTCGAATTGCTCTTTCCAATTATCATCCTCGGTGCGCAACTCATTCACCTGTTTATCTGTCCAAGAAATTCTTCTCATAAGCTCCGTACGTGTCAAATTGTTctataaaaagacaaaagaaggGGAGTTAGGAACGTGAAAGGAAGGAGAGgaaagtaaaagagtaaagatATACCTTGAGGAAAGAATGGATGATGTCATTCATCAGCGTCAAAGAACTGTGAAACTCGAGCTTTTTCCTTTCTACGGGACCAAGCAATGGTTTTAACCATACCGCAACTTGTCCAGACTTCTTCAAACAATTCCCACCATCGGGGACTTCAATTAGAACTTTCTTCATACCTCGTCTACCGCTAGAAAGCTCAGTTTCTTCACGAGAAGCAGCAGCGAGGGAAACTACTGGGTGATTGTAGGCGGAGAAACAAGGGGATTAACAGCGGGAGCAACTAATGTCATCGGAAGAGAGGAAAGTGGCGGCTCTTTTGAGACAGGACCAAATTCTTCTTCACCCTAAAAACCTTGGTCAAAGAACCTGTCAATGGGTCTTGAGGGGGGTTTATCAAAATTACCAGCATCTTTATCATAGATGTACAAATCGGTATTCTCTGGCTCATTCACGAGACTAAAAAGGATTgaagttggggggggggggatcttGAAAAACTTGGGCTTCATCATTTGAAATCACGTGCCTTCTGATTCGTGGTTTCCTCACTAAGGAACCTTCTTCGGTATCCTCTTCATCTTCAGAACCATGGGCTTCGACATTTTTCCTCTTGGAGGAAGGCATGCTTAAAATATATTCTTGTGCTGAGCTTACAGAAAGCTTCGCAGAAGGAACAGAAGCGGGAATGATGCCACGAATGACAAACCccgaaaaaagggaaaagagtATATGTATTAAAAGAAACGAacaaacaaaagagaagaaaaactatgGAGGTAAAAATTTACCGGGGTTTTCACTTTCTATCCAAATTTCTGTGAAAGAAAATTTTCAGGATCTTTTATCCATTGGAGCAACGGTCAACATTTTTTCTACCCAATTACGGCAGTCAGGAATTTCTTTAAAGACttccatggttgctaaaaaatGAAGATACACTCATGTGaagaaaatcaaaacaacaagaaaagtaagaaaataagaggaaaaacactTGCGTGCAAAGTTTCGCTTTTCAGGGAAAGACATGTTTCATCACCCATTAACACACGAGTGGAGGTGACAACAAATCGAGCATACCAACCACGGTCACGGTCATCCTCGGGGCTAGCTAAAATCCTTTTACTTCTAGCCACAAGGAAAAGACACCTTCACGAAAGAGTTTTGGGGAATATAAGTGGAGCAAATGATAGTAGGTAAAAGAAGCAGATTCAGTTAAGTAaattaaaagaattgaaaagGCACGAACGGAATACCCCCGATGTTTTGCCAGAAAAGGTACCGACCCTGACTGCTGAAAAAATAGAAATAGGTACGAAAGGGATGAAGATCATAAAGAGGGAAGGTTCATGAATCTGTCATAAATAAGGAAGGGGAATTGACATTGATATTAGTTACGAAGAATCTTCAGTCATTAATGACACCGTTACAGTTATATATGGTAACGTGCAATCAAGTCAATTAATGACATTAATAACACAGAATAAAGTAGGAAAACCGTTATAATTATGTACCCTTATATAAGGATCTGAATCTCATTTGTCAAGGCATCTAAATTCTTATCAATATATGCAATTATTCTTTTACTTTAATCAAAAGGTTCAAACCGCAATTGGGAGAGATTAGCGATATACTTTGAGTTTTCTTTCCTTGTCTTTCTATTTCCATCATTCTTTTTTCAGATTATCAAGAAAGTGAAGTAATTTTGGTTATCAGTAACCTAATTTCCTCTTGATATTGACTTTAACCGAGAAAtttatttttgggttaaacagaTACCTCTTAATGTCAACTTCAATATTTGTTAGTGATATAATTTACTGGTTTTCAAAGCCAAAGAAACCATAAGGCATTTTAGTTAGTATAATAATTAAGGTCAATGACGTTAAGCTAATGGCATTTTTCTCTTCAGTGCCCAAACGATGGAGACCGGTGAATGTGCCAATTGCCTTTTGACAAAAAGTCTGTCCTGAATAATGATCACCTACTACCAGATTTCTTAAAACAAAACGAAGGAGCCagaaattacaaaataaaaattaaaaactaaactATACTATTTCGTCACGTTACTTCATTTTAATTAGAATTGAATTTAAAATCTAAAGTTAATGGGTTCAAAATCAGAATGAGTAAAATTCTTTCTCATCAGTATATTTGAGGCGAAAATTATAGTTAAAATTCGTTTTGATCCAGGAATTCAAAGACTAACATGTCCTAGAAACTATGAACTAGAGGCTATACACAACAGTGGAAAAATATTTACTAAAGTATAAGGCAATGACTATAATATTGATGGGAGATTGCTTTGCACAAACTATTTCAACACAATCTGATTTCTACGAAGATACCGCTACAAAAACTACCGCGTCTTTCAAACTCAAAGCAACAACAAAACACGGCCTTTCCTACTATTCAATCCGCTTTCGCTTACCAATTCTACAATTCCCTTCATACACAAATAgcatacacacatacacacattaAACCAAAGACAGAAGAAACACCTATATATATTCATCTCCTCTTACCACCAAAGGATATATCATTCTCATCTCTACTATTGTAACCTATAGTACACCAAAGGAACAAATAAACAGTATAAGTTGGtatttattttttcattcttGTTTTGGTTAAGCTATGGCAGAATCCCACTTGAACGGAGCATATTATGGCCCTTCAATTCCGCCATCGTCGAAAACCTATCACCACCATGGCCGCGGCAGCAGCTGCAACCCATGTAGCTGTCTCTTTGGCTGCCTCTGCAATTGCATTTTCCAAATATTCTTCACCATTCTTGTCATCATTGGAGTCGCTGCATTAGTTCTATGGCTCGTTCTTCGTCCTAACAAAGTCAAATTCTACGTGACCGATGCAACGTTGACACAGTTCGATTTGTCCACCACAAACAACACTATAAACTATGATCTTGCTCTTAATATGACTATTAGAAACCCCAACAAACGTATTGGAATTTACTACGATTCAATTGAAGCTAGAGCTATGTATCAAGGTGAAAGATTTGCTAGTCAAAATTTGGAACCATTTTATCAGGGTCACAAGAATACTAGTAGCTTACATCCAGTGTTCAAAGGTCAGAGCTTGGTTCTATTGGGAGACAGAGAGAAAACCAACTACAATAATGAGAAGAATGCAGGGGTTTATGAGATGGAAGTGAAGCTTTCCATGCGTATAAGACTAAAGTTTGGTTGGATTAAAACACGCAAAATTAAGCCAAAGATTGAGTGTGATTTCAAGGTTCCTCTGGAGTCTaatggcagatcatcatctgctAATTTCGAGGAAACTAGATGCCAtcttgattggtagttttcttctATCATCGCACCATTGTTGATCATCTTCACATTTCGATGgagtttatttttgttttttattatttattgtatttCCTGTATTCTTTGGAATTTCGATATTAGCGGATATTCTTGATTATTGGATTTCTATCACTTTTGATTTTCCGTCATTGACTTAGTGTTCATTAATGTAAATAAataattacttttatttttgctGATTTTCTTAGCTCTGGAAAttctttactttaattttttaattactttGGATGTTGATTAGAGTTGTCGATTTAAATGTAAACTCTTAATGGGACTAGGATTCAACCAATTAAACTCTCTCCCTCTCCTTCCTTTTCTATCTTCTTCCTCAGTAATACAActattatacaaaatatataccaAATTATTGCAAGTCCTGAGAACGTTTCTAGCTTGGTCTTAATTGTTTCTCATTAATGTAGGTTCTGCTTTGGTTTTGATCCATTATCCTACACTTGTACCCCTAATTCGGAAAGAGAAAATGTTTAGCAATTATTTTTAGGTTCTCAAATAGCCAACAAATTTCTCTGATGTGAGTTCGAATTATTTCATGGCAAAGTTATCTCTTAAGGTCAATTTCACTATCTATTAGTGATATAAACTAAGTGAATTTCCAAGAAAAAGAAACCACAAGGTATTTTAGTATAAGATCAATGATGTTTAGCTAATGGCATTGTTTTATCTTCAATACCCAAATGATGGAGACCGGTGAATGTGACTAGCCAATAGCCATTTGCCAAAAAGTCTGTCCTGACTGTTACCACTTGCTGCCAAATtttttaaattacaaaaaaagaaGGAATATTGCATCAACTTTTTAAAAGTTTCAGAGGCAATTAGACTTTTTAGTTTACAATTCAGCAATCCTAAACAACTCGAAAGGAGGCAGAAATTACAGAGGAAAAATTACTGCACAATATTCGTGACATTACTTCATTTTGGCCAGCAGAGGCAAAAACGAAAAATTGCTCATCTTTCTAAACGTATTTTTACaataatttgttt from Nicotiana tabacum cultivar K326 chromosome 24, ASM71507v2, whole genome shotgun sequence includes:
- the LOC142178298 gene encoding uncharacterized protein LOC142178298, with amino-acid sequence MDIVGPLPQAKGKVQFLLIRTDYFSNLVEAGAFKQVREKEVMDYIWTNIICRFGVPKESVCDNGPQFIGAKVTNVFQSWQIKQIACAPYHPVGNGKAESTNKVIINNLKKRLEKSKGKWPEVLLSVLWAYRTAAKTSTGETPI